One genomic region from Cellulomonas hominis encodes:
- a CDS encoding glycosyltransferase family 4 protein, whose amino-acid sequence MSLADDTAARAAAPVPATRVPEVHVITPGDHFSPSTGSAIPTVVDGLCGALPDVPGLARPRVAVAEGTYADRYPSADAVLYPPARAHRADRYLDALAGRAGLPRPGARRVLRPALGAQRDWERSAVLVHNAPQAIGLVDPRHVAVLYAHNLLLRSYSVREAGRALDRADALVCVSESLAEQTRPYLPPRLHSRIRVVRNGVDTAHFVPRADPARGDRLRVTFVGRMIRDKGADVVLDAVALLDRDDIELTIVGSQGFDARAPLSPFEQELHRKAAALGDRVRLRPFTARREVAGVYREADVVVVASRWLEPCPLTVLEGMASGVPVVASRIGGIPEIMQGTGMQVAPGDPADLAAALEALADDEALRLRTGAECRTWAEAHDWRWARTHLDAVLAEAAGVSPTPVG is encoded by the coding sequence GTGAGCCTCGCCGACGACACGGCCGCGCGCGCGGCGGCACCCGTGCCCGCGACGCGCGTCCCCGAGGTGCACGTCATCACCCCGGGCGACCACTTCTCGCCCTCCACGGGCTCGGCGATCCCGACGGTCGTCGACGGCCTGTGCGGGGCGCTGCCGGACGTGCCCGGGCTCGCGCGGCCGCGCGTCGCGGTGGCCGAGGGCACGTACGCCGACCGCTACCCGAGCGCGGACGCGGTGCTGTACCCGCCGGCCCGGGCGCACCGCGCCGACCGCTACCTGGACGCCCTCGCCGGGCGCGCGGGCCTGCCGCGGCCGGGCGCCCGCCGGGTGCTGCGGCCGGCGCTGGGCGCGCAGCGGGACTGGGAGCGCTCGGCCGTCCTGGTGCACAACGCGCCGCAGGCGATCGGCCTCGTGGACCCCCGGCACGTCGCCGTGCTCTACGCGCACAACCTGCTGCTGCGCTCGTACTCCGTCCGGGAGGCGGGGCGCGCGCTCGACCGCGCCGACGCGCTGGTGTGCGTGAGCGAGTCGCTCGCCGAGCAGACCCGGCCGTACCTGCCCCCGCGCCTGCACTCCCGGATCCGGGTCGTGCGCAACGGCGTCGACACGGCGCACTTCGTGCCGCGGGCGGACCCGGCGCGCGGCGACCGGCTGCGGGTCACGTTCGTCGGCCGGATGATCCGCGACAAGGGCGCCGACGTGGTGCTCGACGCGGTGGCGCTGCTCGACCGCGACGACATCGAGCTGACGATCGTCGGCAGCCAGGGCTTCGACGCGAGGGCGCCGTTGTCCCCCTTCGAGCAGGAGCTGCACCGCAAGGCCGCCGCCCTCGGCGACCGGGTCCGGCTGCGCCCGTTCACCGCGCGGCGGGAGGTGGCCGGCGTCTACCGCGAGGCGGACGTCGTCGTGGTCGCGTCGCGCTGGCTCGAGCCCTGCCCGCTCACCGTCCTGGAGGGCATGGCGTCCGGCGTGCCGGTCGTGGCCAGCCGGATCGGGGGCATCCCGGAGATCATGCAGGGCACGGGGATGCAGGTCGCCCCCGGCGACCCGGCCGACCTCGCGGCGGCGCTGGAGGCCCTGGCGGACGACGAGGCGCTCCGGCTCCGGACCGGCGCGGAGTGCCGGACGTGGGCGGAGGCGCACGACTGGCGCTGGGCGCGCACCCACCTGGACGCCGTGCTGGCCGAGGCCGCGGGCGTTTCACCCACGCCGGTCGGGTGA
- a CDS encoding discoidin domain-containing protein: protein MTETGPGRGRRTRWAVAAGVVAVAVAAAGTTVALTRERDASSAADGAAPPSAGVPAARMCGVVDPGRFAALAADAPSVEPRALVPDLTAAGGGEPGGLEAVGDHVATLAHGDGGSVITTWSASGAAERTVTIPGAPGVFTLAPDGAVIAPTGTEPGTEVGSWTGGDDPGTVWDVADAGEGRVIDVLPFTAGEAGVVAAVAFEGSRTLGLLHADGTVSDGPELAWDWYPRFFVQPDGTLFVLSDVDGESTYTTLTRYDADGEVLLEVGGRMAEDSDNGRPQVIDHPSGVAPAPDGDGFLVFGPTWRIAEIGPDGVWRGVALSERGEGSTFRMAEQSPLRRVGDDYVFLSATEDGTVQLTRVTAPEMRTLLDAPITWNVAVSGATDKLGFGAGLATDAPYDYFADGETPAVHATFDPWWGAVSGDYELRYEVSGDPWAQPAIAPVTGTVAIPADGGEVPLDLPAARPGPYQVHATLVEKATGDARSATCLRYAVGAPGATFDPGALADGADWGGAGPLRGVQLADELGLGMHRVQLDFSGMVPEGARPSVAALDLGAIPGAEEDDPFAGLAAAASEAVERGVLLYVQIGEADQRAQQAVADGSWGAWVSAIVTAIHEGAPDVTLWAPWNEPNNTGIGGADYARDILAPAADAVHRADPRARVIGGNALNVVVPWYAEAVDAGACASWDVVGIHPYTGFNRSWDEEGAQGPIGQITELREVLAACGDDVEVWNTESGWWSDGPANEWHQAYDVARTSLWQSALGVGAWMYFFSEGGWGEAENTWSLVQVGSYVKPGALAMATVGPLLAGRPAAEPAEVEDPTVRAMTVPPAPGSDADPLLAVWTLDALTDVALLADEDAAVTVTDVYGATRTVDVVGGEATTFRATGAPQFLAAPSSTRLRVAALDGGSNLLAGGTVTASSTSDGDAATLVTAEGALATPWRAGGSTAEGPDVSPWVRVELAEPATLDRVVIGSAGIRCCTTGVKDAVVEVESDGAWTEVGRVEGAFLERTSTVRFDPVEATAVRVTVPTTEQRDVTIPSANYSGQSGGLLPAWEPVQAEPTWPVSLVGLAAYGPGRAP from the coding sequence GTGACCGAGACGGGACCCGGCCGGGGCCGCCGCACGCGCTGGGCGGTGGCCGCCGGCGTGGTCGCGGTGGCGGTGGCCGCCGCGGGCACGACCGTCGCCCTGACCCGCGAGCGCGACGCCTCCTCGGCGGCGGACGGCGCCGCGCCCCCGTCGGCCGGGGTGCCCGCCGCCCGGATGTGCGGCGTGGTGGACCCGGGCCGGTTCGCGGCCCTGGCGGCAGACGCGCCGAGCGTCGAGCCGCGCGCCCTGGTGCCCGACCTGACGGCGGCGGGCGGCGGCGAGCCCGGCGGCCTGGAGGCGGTCGGCGACCACGTGGCGACGCTCGCGCACGGCGACGGCGGCAGCGTCATCACGACGTGGTCGGCCTCCGGGGCGGCGGAGCGCACGGTGACGATCCCCGGCGCACCCGGCGTCTTCACCCTGGCCCCGGACGGCGCCGTCATCGCGCCGACCGGCACCGAGCCGGGCACCGAGGTCGGCTCGTGGACCGGCGGCGACGACCCCGGCACGGTGTGGGACGTCGCGGACGCCGGCGAGGGCCGGGTCATCGACGTGCTGCCGTTCACCGCCGGGGAGGCCGGGGTGGTCGCCGCCGTCGCGTTCGAGGGGTCGCGCACCCTCGGCCTGCTGCACGCGGACGGCACCGTCTCGGACGGGCCGGAGCTCGCGTGGGACTGGTACCCGCGGTTCTTCGTGCAGCCCGACGGCACGCTGTTCGTCCTGAGCGACGTCGACGGCGAGTCCACCTACACGACCCTCACCCGGTACGACGCCGACGGCGAGGTGCTGCTCGAGGTCGGCGGCCGGATGGCCGAGGACTCCGACAACGGCCGGCCCCAGGTGATCGACCACCCCTCCGGGGTCGCGCCCGCCCCGGACGGCGACGGGTTCCTCGTGTTCGGCCCGACCTGGCGGATCGCCGAGATCGGCCCGGACGGGGTGTGGCGGGGCGTCGCCCTGTCGGAGCGCGGGGAGGGCTCGACGTTCCGGATGGCCGAGCAGTCGCCGCTGCGCCGGGTGGGCGACGACTACGTGTTCCTGTCCGCGACCGAGGACGGCACGGTGCAGCTCACCCGCGTGACGGCCCCCGAGATGCGCACCCTCCTGGACGCGCCGATCACCTGGAACGTCGCGGTCTCGGGCGCCACCGACAAGCTGGGCTTCGGCGCCGGGCTGGCGACGGACGCCCCGTACGACTACTTCGCCGACGGCGAGACCCCCGCCGTGCACGCCACCTTCGACCCCTGGTGGGGTGCGGTCTCCGGGGACTACGAGCTCCGGTACGAGGTGAGCGGCGACCCCTGGGCGCAGCCCGCGATCGCCCCGGTCACCGGCACGGTCGCGATCCCCGCGGACGGCGGCGAGGTGCCGCTCGACCTGCCGGCGGCCCGCCCGGGCCCCTACCAGGTGCACGCCACGCTGGTGGAGAAGGCCACCGGCGACGCGCGCTCGGCCACCTGCCTGCGGTACGCGGTCGGCGCGCCGGGCGCGACGTTCGACCCGGGCGCCCTCGCGGACGGCGCCGACTGGGGCGGGGCCGGACCGCTGCGCGGGGTGCAGCTCGCCGACGAGCTCGGCCTCGGCATGCACCGGGTGCAGCTCGACTTCTCCGGCATGGTGCCCGAGGGCGCCCGCCCGTCCGTGGCGGCGCTGGACCTCGGCGCGATCCCCGGGGCGGAGGAGGACGACCCGTTCGCCGGGCTGGCCGCCGCCGCGTCCGAGGCCGTCGAGCGCGGCGTGCTGCTCTACGTGCAGATCGGCGAGGCGGACCAGCGCGCGCAGCAGGCCGTCGCGGACGGGTCCTGGGGCGCGTGGGTGTCCGCCATCGTCACCGCGATCCACGAGGGGGCCCCGGACGTCACGCTGTGGGCGCCCTGGAACGAGCCGAACAACACCGGGATCGGCGGCGCGGACTACGCCCGGGACATCCTCGCCCCCGCCGCGGACGCGGTGCACCGCGCCGACCCCCGCGCGCGGGTGATCGGCGGGAACGCGCTGAACGTGGTGGTGCCGTGGTACGCCGAGGCCGTCGACGCCGGGGCGTGCGCGTCCTGGGACGTCGTGGGCATCCACCCGTACACCGGGTTCAACCGCTCCTGGGACGAGGAGGGCGCGCAGGGACCGATCGGCCAGATCACGGAGCTGCGCGAGGTGCTGGCCGCCTGCGGCGACGACGTGGAGGTGTGGAACACCGAGTCCGGCTGGTGGTCGGACGGGCCGGCGAACGAGTGGCACCAGGCCTACGACGTGGCCCGCACCTCCCTGTGGCAGAGCGCACTCGGCGTCGGGGCCTGGATGTACTTCTTCAGCGAGGGCGGCTGGGGCGAGGCCGAGAACACCTGGTCGCTGGTGCAGGTCGGCTCGTACGTGAAGCCCGGCGCCCTCGCGATGGCCACGGTGGGGCCGCTGCTGGCCGGCCGGCCGGCCGCCGAGCCCGCGGAGGTCGAGGACCCGACGGTCCGCGCGATGACGGTCCCGCCCGCGCCCGGGTCGGACGCCGACCCGCTGCTCGCGGTGTGGACGCTGGACGCGCTGACCGACGTCGCCCTGCTCGCCGACGAGGACGCGGCCGTCACCGTCACCGACGTGTACGGCGCGACCCGCACGGTCGACGTCGTGGGCGGCGAGGCCACCACCTTCCGGGCCACCGGGGCGCCGCAGTTCCTGGCCGCCCCCTCGTCCACCCGGCTCCGGGTCGCGGCCCTGGACGGGGGCAGCAATTTGCTCGCCGGGGGCACCGTGACCGCGTCGTCCACCTCGGACGGCGACGCCGCGACGCTCGTCACCGCCGAGGGCGCCCTCGCGACGCCCTGGCGCGCGGGCGGCAGCACCGCGGAGGGCCCCGATGTGAGCCCGTGGGTGCGGGTGGAGCTCGCCGAGCCCGCGACGCTCGACCGCGTGGTCATCGGCTCCGCCGGCATCCGGTGCTGCACCACCGGCGTGAAGGACGCCGTCGTCGAGGTCGAGTCCGACGGCGCGTGGACCGAGGTCGGGCGGGTCGAGGGCGCGTTCCTCGAGCGCACCAGCACGGTCCGGTTCGACCCGGTCGAGGCCACGGCCGTCCGCGTCACCGTGCCGACCACCGAGCAGCGGGACGTGACGATCCCCAGCGCGAACTACAGCGGCCAGTCCGGCGGCCTGCTCCCGGCGTGGGAGCCGGTGCAGGCCGAGCCGACCTGGCCCGTCTCCCTCGTCGGACTGGCCGCCTACGGCCCCGGACGAGCGCCATGA
- a CDS encoding ABC transporter permease, translated as MRTVATRTVVITPPGRLPLPSWRELWEAREVFTRFGTRDLKLRYRQTALGVIWVVLQPLLSAGIFSIVFGQIADLSSDGVPYFVFSFAGMLAWTLFNGIVSRAAPSLVSNQALVSKVFFPRMLVPLSSVLSVLVDFLVASALMVVLLFWYDIAPGWPILTLPLWILAVILLGSGLGMACSALMVKFRDVAYVVPFALQTLLYASPLAYSLSEVGENIRWLFDINPLTWVLEGFRWSLLGLAQPAGWQMAATAVVSVVAFGGGALIFSKMERGFADVI; from the coding sequence GTGAGGACCGTGGCCACGCGCACCGTCGTCATCACCCCGCCCGGCCGGCTCCCCCTGCCGTCCTGGCGCGAGCTGTGGGAGGCCCGCGAGGTCTTCACCCGGTTCGGCACCCGCGACCTCAAGCTCCGCTACAGGCAGACCGCGCTCGGCGTGATCTGGGTGGTGCTGCAGCCCCTGCTGAGCGCCGGCATCTTCTCGATCGTCTTCGGGCAGATCGCCGACCTGTCCAGCGACGGCGTGCCGTACTTCGTCTTCTCGTTCGCCGGCATGCTGGCGTGGACGCTGTTCAACGGCATCGTGTCCCGCGCCGCCCCCTCGCTGGTGAGCAACCAGGCGCTGGTGTCCAAGGTGTTCTTCCCGCGGATGCTCGTGCCGCTGTCCAGCGTGCTGTCCGTGCTGGTCGACTTCCTGGTCGCCTCGGCGCTGATGGTCGTGCTGCTGTTCTGGTACGACATCGCGCCGGGCTGGCCGATCCTCACGCTGCCGCTGTGGATCCTCGCGGTGATCCTGCTCGGCTCGGGCCTCGGCATGGCCTGCTCCGCGCTGATGGTGAAGTTCCGTGACGTCGCCTACGTGGTGCCGTTCGCGCTGCAGACGCTGCTGTACGCCAGCCCGCTGGCGTACTCCCTGTCCGAGGTCGGCGAGAACATCCGCTGGCTGTTCGACATCAACCCGCTGACCTGGGTGCTGGAGGGCTTCCGCTGGTCGCTCCTCGGGCTCGCGCAGCCGGCGGGCTGGCAGATGGCCGCGACCGCGGTGGTGAGCGTCGTCGCGTTCGGCGGCGGCGCGCTGATCTTCTCGAAGATGGAGCGCGGCTTCGCCGACGTCATCTGA
- a CDS encoding glycosyltransferase family 2 protein: MTARVTVGVPVYNGEKYVEAALASVRAQDEPDLEILISDNGSTDGTEEICRAVAAADERVTYHRQDVNRGGAWNFNRLVELASAPYFTWAAADDIRRPSFVRRCLETFADRDPATVLVYPRTQIIDAAGRVTEDLFDADLECAEPTPHERMAHFLRAQGAHIFYGLHRTEVLRSTRLIRPSVSNDMVLLAELACRGPFAMVPEQLFLQRRHPEAFSQQGRGQLAWHAPTAAVRFAFPHTKVTGELVRAVTSSPIPLAEKLRCLAVIPGSWTLPRWRGPAADLRTAAGLAPRSAVRRARATTTTTPGTPGTEAVR, from the coding sequence GTGACCGCGCGGGTCACCGTCGGGGTCCCCGTCTACAACGGGGAGAAGTACGTCGAGGCGGCGCTGGCGTCCGTCCGCGCCCAGGACGAGCCGGACCTCGAGATCCTGATCTCCGACAACGGGTCCACCGACGGCACGGAGGAGATCTGCCGGGCGGTGGCGGCCGCGGACGAGCGGGTCACCTACCACCGGCAGGACGTGAACCGCGGGGGCGCGTGGAACTTCAACCGCCTGGTGGAGCTCGCGTCGGCGCCGTACTTCACCTGGGCCGCGGCCGACGACATCCGGCGCCCGTCGTTCGTGCGCCGCTGCCTGGAGACGTTCGCCGACCGCGACCCCGCCACGGTGCTGGTGTACCCGCGGACGCAGATCATCGACGCCGCGGGCCGGGTGACCGAGGACCTGTTCGACGCCGACCTGGAGTGCGCCGAGCCGACACCGCACGAGCGGATGGCGCACTTCCTGCGGGCGCAGGGCGCGCACATCTTCTACGGCCTGCACCGCACGGAGGTGCTGCGCAGCACGCGGCTCATCCGCCCGAGCGTGAGCAACGACATGGTGCTGCTGGCCGAGCTCGCGTGCCGCGGGCCGTTCGCGATGGTGCCCGAGCAGCTGTTCCTGCAGCGGCGGCACCCGGAGGCCTTCTCCCAGCAGGGCCGGGGCCAGCTCGCCTGGCACGCCCCGACGGCCGCGGTGCGGTTCGCGTTCCCGCACACCAAGGTCACCGGCGAGCTGGTCCGGGCGGTGACCTCCTCGCCGATCCCGCTCGCGGAGAAGCTGCGCTGCCTCGCGGTGATCCCCGGGTCGTGGACGCTGCCCCGCTGGCGCGGCCCGGCCGCCGACCTGCGCACGGCGGCCGGCCTGGCCCCGCGCAGCGCCGTCCGCCGGGCGCGGGCGACGACGACCACGACGCCGGGGACCCCGGGGACGGAGGCGGTCCGGTGA
- a CDS encoding glycosyltransferase, which translates to MRVLRISHSAVVTAWRGREAALRDRGMTVRTLSARRWEEGGRDVDLEPQPGEDVVGVRTLGRHPNVFLYDPRPVWRALGEDWDVLDLHEEPAALATAEVLLLRALRRSRVPYVLYSAQNLAKRYPPPFRWWERGALRHAGAVSVCNSEAGDVLRAKGLTAPAHVIGLGVEPPEGAGSTQDAGVVGAAAPARTGYVGRLLAPHKGLDVLLDAAEADPRLHVAIAGAGPHEAALRRRAAGPALAGRVTFHGHLAGADLAAFYRTLGVLAVPSVPAPGWLEQFGRVAVEAMAAGVPVVASDSGALRDVVGGAGVLVPPGDAAALARALAEVLDDPERAAALSAAGRARAAEYTWGAVAERYEALYRAALGATGAAGAAGAAAGPVGGGAGGLEVVVVAYGAAGLLERALAPLAGALPVTVVDNSGDPEVRRIALAAGARYLDPGANLGFGAAVNRALADPLVPGADVLLLNPDARIDVAGVHALHARLRAGADLAAVGPAQVDEDGRPARVLWPYPTPGGAWRQSLGLGVSQTADGFVIGSVLLLRAEALAAVGGFDEAYFLYSEETDWQRRARRAGWRSAVVPEVVARHVGAGTSADPTRRDTHFHAGQERYLRTHHGAAGWSVARAAVLLGGVPRAVLPGERGAAARLRVRLYLRGPLRAEAALGDPRTPRPPLPGAPAAPAPAAAATAPAPAGPDAAPDDERETAA; encoded by the coding sequence ATGCGCGTCCTGCGGATCTCCCACAGCGCCGTCGTCACGGCGTGGCGCGGCCGGGAGGCCGCCCTGCGCGACCGCGGGATGACCGTCCGCACGCTGTCCGCCCGCAGGTGGGAGGAGGGCGGCCGGGACGTCGACCTGGAGCCGCAGCCGGGCGAGGACGTCGTCGGCGTCCGCACGCTCGGGCGCCACCCGAACGTGTTCCTCTACGACCCCCGCCCGGTCTGGCGCGCGCTCGGCGAGGACTGGGACGTGCTGGACCTGCACGAGGAGCCCGCCGCGCTGGCCACCGCCGAGGTGCTGCTGCTGCGCGCGCTGCGCCGGTCCCGCGTGCCCTACGTGCTGTACTCCGCGCAGAACCTCGCCAAGCGCTACCCGCCGCCGTTCCGGTGGTGGGAGCGGGGGGCGCTGCGCCACGCGGGCGCGGTCAGCGTCTGCAACTCCGAGGCCGGCGACGTGCTGCGCGCCAAGGGGCTGACCGCCCCCGCGCACGTCATCGGGCTCGGCGTCGAGCCGCCCGAGGGCGCCGGCTCGACCCAGGACGCCGGCGTAGTCGGTGCGGCTGCCCCCGCGCGCACCGGCTACGTCGGCCGCCTCCTCGCCCCGCACAAGGGGCTCGACGTGCTGCTGGACGCCGCCGAGGCCGACCCGCGGCTGCACGTCGCGATCGCCGGCGCCGGACCGCACGAGGCCGCGCTGCGCCGCCGCGCCGCCGGGCCCGCGCTCGCCGGGCGGGTGACGTTCCACGGGCACCTCGCGGGCGCCGACCTCGCCGCGTTCTACCGGACCCTCGGCGTGCTGGCGGTGCCCTCGGTCCCGGCGCCGGGGTGGCTGGAGCAGTTCGGCCGGGTGGCCGTCGAGGCCATGGCCGCCGGGGTCCCCGTCGTCGCGTCCGACTCGGGTGCGCTGCGGGACGTCGTGGGCGGCGCGGGCGTGCTGGTCCCGCCGGGCGACGCGGCGGCCCTGGCCCGAGCCCTGGCGGAGGTGCTGGACGACCCGGAGCGGGCGGCGGCCCTGAGCGCCGCGGGCCGGGCGCGCGCGGCGGAGTACACGTGGGGGGCGGTGGCGGAGCGCTACGAGGCCCTGTACCGCGCCGCGCTGGGCGCGACCGGTGCCGCCGGTGCCGCCGGCGCGGCCGCAGGGCCCGTGGGCGGCGGAGCCGGGGGGCTCGAGGTGGTGGTCGTGGCGTACGGGGCCGCGGGGCTGCTGGAACGCGCGCTCGCGCCGCTGGCGGGGGCGCTGCCCGTCACCGTGGTGGACAACTCCGGGGACCCGGAGGTCCGGCGCATCGCCCTCGCCGCGGGGGCGCGGTACCTCGACCCGGGCGCGAACCTCGGGTTCGGGGCGGCGGTCAACCGCGCGCTCGCCGACCCGCTGGTGCCGGGCGCCGACGTGCTGCTGCTCAACCCCGACGCCCGCATCGACGTCGCCGGGGTGCACGCGCTGCACGCCCGGCTGCGCGCCGGCGCGGACCTGGCCGCCGTGGGTCCCGCGCAGGTGGACGAGGACGGCCGCCCCGCGCGGGTGCTCTGGCCGTACCCGACGCCCGGCGGCGCGTGGCGGCAGTCCCTCGGCCTCGGCGTCTCGCAGACCGCGGACGGCTTCGTCATCGGGTCCGTGCTGCTGCTCCGGGCCGAGGCGCTCGCCGCGGTCGGCGGGTTCGACGAGGCGTACTTCCTCTACTCGGAGGAGACCGACTGGCAGCGGCGCGCCCGCCGGGCCGGCTGGCGGTCGGCGGTCGTGCCCGAGGTGGTCGCGCGGCACGTCGGCGCCGGCACCAGCGCGGACCCCACCCGCCGGGACACGCACTTCCACGCCGGCCAGGAGCGGTACCTGCGCACCCACCACGGCGCCGCGGGGTGGTCCGTCGCGCGCGCGGCGGTGCTGCTCGGCGGCGTGCCGCGGGCGGTCCTGCCCGGGGAGCGCGGCGCGGCCGCGCGGCTGCGGGTGCGGCTGTACCTGCGCGGGCCGCTGCGCGCGGAGGCCGCGCTGGGCGACCCCCGCACGCCCCGGCCGCCGCTGCCGGGCGCGCCCGCCGCGCCCGCCCCGGCCGCCGCGGCCACCGCACCCGCCCCGGCCGGCCCCGACGCCGCCCCCGACGACGAGCGGGAGACCGCCGCATGA
- a CDS encoding polysaccharide ABC transporter ATP-binding protein, with amino-acid sequence MTDVAIRASGVGKHYRIAAGGEHQPSTAAEAVMRRLRHPLERQHFEEFRALDDVSFEVPWGEAIGILGRNGAGKSTLLKLLTRVAAPTSGRMELGGRVGSLLEVGTGFHPELTGRENVFLNGTLLGMRKSEIKARFDEIVAFSGVEKFLDTPVKRYSSGMYVRLAFAVAAHLDTEILAIDEVLAVGDAEFQAKCIERMRTVAAEGRTVLYVSHQIQTVKALCTSALFLEHGKLVMHGDVDEAIELYQSSRDRVAMSQTDIERRPGTGELRITSATISSPLYRTTESKTVEFLVSANPDYIGKYFVSCHVNDARGTTILQCDSRVTGLWLDPSVEQKVALTINGPWLKPGEYSVDLFVCASGVLDAFEGAGRFEIHPVLPYPQAVSDEGLDAGLVLADFDYERR; translated from the coding sequence ATGACCGACGTCGCCATCCGCGCCTCCGGGGTGGGGAAGCACTACCGCATCGCCGCCGGCGGCGAGCACCAGCCCTCCACCGCGGCCGAGGCCGTCATGCGCCGGCTGCGCCACCCGCTCGAGCGCCAGCACTTCGAGGAGTTCCGCGCCCTGGACGACGTGTCGTTCGAGGTGCCGTGGGGCGAGGCCATCGGCATCCTCGGGCGCAACGGCGCGGGCAAGTCCACGCTGCTCAAGCTCCTGACCCGCGTCGCCGCCCCGACGAGCGGCCGCATGGAGCTCGGCGGCCGCGTCGGGTCCCTGCTCGAGGTCGGCACCGGCTTCCACCCCGAGCTGACCGGCCGCGAGAACGTGTTCCTCAACGGCACCCTGCTCGGGATGCGGAAGTCGGAGATCAAGGCACGGTTCGACGAGATCGTGGCGTTCTCCGGCGTCGAGAAGTTCCTGGACACCCCGGTGAAGCGGTACTCCTCCGGCATGTACGTGCGGCTGGCGTTCGCCGTCGCGGCTCACCTGGACACCGAGATCCTCGCGATCGACGAGGTGCTGGCGGTCGGCGACGCGGAGTTCCAGGCCAAGTGCATCGAGCGGATGCGCACGGTCGCCGCCGAGGGCCGCACGGTGCTGTACGTCTCGCACCAGATCCAGACGGTGAAGGCGCTGTGCACCTCGGCCCTGTTCCTGGAGCACGGGAAGCTCGTCATGCACGGCGACGTCGACGAGGCGATCGAGCTGTACCAGTCGAGCCGCGACCGGGTGGCGATGAGCCAGACCGACATCGAGCGGCGGCCCGGCACCGGCGAGCTGCGCATCACCTCGGCGACGATCTCGAGCCCGCTGTACAGGACCACGGAGTCCAAGACCGTCGAGTTCCTGGTCTCGGCCAACCCCGACTACATCGGGAAGTACTTCGTCTCCTGCCACGTGAACGACGCGCGCGGCACGACGATCCTGCAGTGCGACTCCCGGGTCACCGGCCTGTGGCTGGACCCGTCGGTCGAGCAGAAGGTCGCGCTCACCATCAACGGCCCCTGGCTGAAGCCCGGCGAGTACTCCGTCGACCTGTTCGTGTGCGCCTCGGGCGTGCTCGACGCGTTCGAGGGCGCCGGCCGGTTCGAGATCCACCCGGTCCTGCCCTACCCGCAGGCCGTCTCGGACGAGGGGCTGGACGCCGGCCTCGTCCTGGCCGACTTCGACTACGAGAGGCGGTGA